CAAAAAAAACAACTCATGCTCCTTATGAGGGAAAATAGGAATCTAAAAAATGAGTTTAATACAAATCCAATGACAATTGACAATATTACTATATACTATACAATGCCAAAATATGCTTATGGTATTGTATCTAATTCATGTGACCTGTATATTGCTCCTATAAAAGAATATATAGTACTTTGCAAATTAAAACCTAATAAAAAACTTAAAATATTAGATTGCGCAAAAATTAATAATATTATATGGTATGAAGTAAAATTCCAATCAGAAAATAATATCAATAATAAAGGTTGGATAGAAGCAAAAAATATAATTATTTTTGAAAATAATCTTAATAATCTTCAAATGAATGAATAAATAGAAATAGTCAGCTTTAATGAACTGACTAATTTCCCAAAGTATATTATACAATTTTTGTTGTCCATTCCTCACAGTTCCATATATCAGTAACTATATCATTATAAAATTCAGGTTCATGACAAACTAAAAGTATACTTCCTTTATATTCCTTTAAAGCTCTCTTAAGTTCGTCTTTTGCCTCAACATCAAGATGATTTGTGGGCTCATCTAATACCAATATATTTGTTTCTCTGTTTATAAGTTTGCACAATCTTACTTTTGCCTGTTCTCCACCACTTAAGACTACAACTTTACTTTCTATATGTTTTGTAGTAAGTCCACATTTAGCTAGTGCAGATCTAACTTCATATTGGGTAAAGCCTTGAAACTCATTCCACACTTCTTCTATACAAGTATTATAATTATCTTTTTTTATTTCCTGTTCAAAATATCCTATGTTCTGATAATCCCCCAATGTCACAGAGCCAGAAATTGCAGGTATTTCTCCTAATAAACTCTTTAACAGTGTGGTTTTCCCAAGTCCATTAGCTCCTACTAGTGCAATTTTTTGTCCTCTTTCCATTTTCAGGTTCAGAGATTTTGATAAAGGTGTATCATAGCCTATTTTTAAATTATCAGTTTCAAAAATAAGTTTTCCAGAAGTTTTAGCAGGCTTAAAATTAAATTCTGGTTTTGGCTTTTCTTGAGTGAGTTCAATCTTCTCCATCTTGTCTAGTTTTTTCTGTCTTGCCTTTGCCATACCGGTAGTTGCAACTCTAGCTTTATTTCTTGCTACAAAGTCTTTTAATTTAGCTATTTCTGCTTGCTGCCTCTCATAAGCTGCTTCCAGTTGTCTTTTATTGGCTTCATATACTCTCATAAAATCATCATAATTTCCTGCATATCTAGTAAGTTTTTTATTTTCTACATGATATATAAGATTAATTACACTATTAAGAAATGGAATATCATGAGAAATTAATATAAATGCATTTTCATAATCCTCTAAATATCTCCTTAACCATTCTATATGCTTTTCATCAAGATAATTTGTAGGCTCATCTAAAAGTAATATATCTGGATTCTCTAGCAGCAACTTTGCCAAGAGCACCTTAGTTCTCTGCCCTCCACTTAAATCTGTCACATCTCTATCTAGTCCTACATCTGCAAGTCCCAGCCCCTTAGCTACCTCTTCTATCTTAGCATCTATCATATAAAATCCATTGTTATCCAATAAATCTTGTATATTTCCCATTCTATCAAGTAATTTTTCTAAAGTTTTTTCATCTGCTTCAGCCATCTTTTCTGTTATTTTCATAAGTTCATCTTCAAGCTCAAACAAATATTTAAAAGCTCCCTTAAGTACATCCCTTATACTTTTACCCTTTTGAAGCTGTGCATGCTGATCCATATATCCTACTCTTACGTTGTTAGACCATTCTATTTTACCTTCATCAGGCATAAGTTTTCCAGTTATTATATTCATAAAAGTAGATTTACCTTCACCATTAGCACCTATAAGACCTATATGTTCTCCTTTTAGCAACCTAAAAGATACATCTTCAAAGATTGCTCTATCACCAAAACCATGATTGATATTTTTCACTGTAAGAATACTCATATTTCCCTCCAAATTTCACATGCTAGTTATCCGCGATAATTCATTACACTAAACAGTTTAAATTAGCTTAATAACTATGTCAAAAGAAATTTTTATCCATAACAGCAAAACTTTTACCCACTATTTTATTGTAATTATTCCATCCTTATATTCAGGAGCTGCGTCAACTATATTTTTTTGACAACAATACTCTAAATCTTTAGAAAGTCCCAGTTGCTTAATCTTTTTGTAATGATTTGCATATTTTATGAAGCTTTTTACATCTGTATTTTTTTCATATATGTATAAAGATGTAGTAGCAATATCCGATAGGCTTATTGGATGTCGTTTCTTTAATATACTTATTATATAGCCACTGCATATAAAATCATCAATAGAGAACTCCCCATTAGTTCCTGCATTTATAATAACTACATCCTCATTATAATCAATAAGTTTTTGTACAACTGCTTCAGCATTTATCATAGCTGCAATAATTATATTTTTTGCTTTAATACTGGCTTTTATAGCTCTGGTACCATTACTAGTAGTCATTATAAGAGTTTTTCCCTTAACTTTTTCTTCATTATACTCTAATGGCGAATTTGAAAAATCAAATCCCTGTATTTTTATGGCATCTCTTTCTCCGCCAAGTATATATTCATTTCTATGCTTTTCTGCTATTTTTACAGCTTCATCCACAGTAAGAACAGGTATTACTCCTTCACATCCATTCTTAATAGCTGTTACAATTACTGATGTAGCTCTCAACATATCTATAACTACAACGGATTTATTTAATATCTTTTTTTCTTTAATATCATCGGCAGATATTATTATATCGACCTTCATATTATTCGCCTCCAATAAAATTATATTTTATACTATAATTTTTTAAAATGACAAAAAGAAACAATTAGTAAAATGCAAAATAAATTTACACCTAACTAATTATTCCTTTAAAGATATATTCAAATTATTGCTTATTCTCTCTCCAAACTAAAAAGGCTATTACAAAAACAGTGGCATCCTTAAAATTTCTTATGTCAAAGCCTGTTTCCTTTTCAATTTTGCATAATCTATAAATTAAAGTGTTCCTATGAATATATAGTTTTCTTGCAGCATCAGTTATATTTAAACCACAATTGAAAAATTCTTCTATAGTATTTATCATCTCATAATCAAATTCATTAAATTTTTTATTAAAAATACTCATTAATTCCTGTTTAGTCTTTATATTTAAATAGTAAACTACTTTTTCAAAAAGTAACTTATTATAATCTAATATATCTTCTTTTAAAGAATATATTTTCCCAAGTAATAGGGCTTCCTTACTTTCATTAAAACACTTTATTAAATCTGATTTATTATAACAAATACTACTGAAACTTATCTTACACTTTATAAACAAATTTGAATTTATAGCATCTCTTATGGACTTGGTATGCTCTCTAACTTCTGTAAAACTGCCTATTATTATAATTTTATCATCATCTATTAAACTTATTATATCTTCTTCATCTTTATAAATCTGTTTAATTAAAGTTAGAGCTTCATATATATTCTTATCTACACTTACAAGTAATACAAAACATCCTTGTAATAAAAAAGGTATTATATCACATATTTTATCATTTGATATATCTTTACCGTATAACACATCCATAAGTATTTGCTCTTTTGTTAAATACATTTCTTTATATTTATTTTCAATTATATACTTTAATAAATTAGAACAAGATGAAAATTTATGTTCTAATTTAATTTTTCCTCTATTTTTACATATAGACACAGGAACAGATATTATATTAGAATTTTCCACAAATCCTTTACTTGTAAATATTACATATTCATCTTCAGATATAATGCTAAAATTAATTTTAGTATTGTTACTTAGATCCTGTAGAAAATTCTTAAATTGTTCCATAAATTTGCCTCCTAAAATATAGTCTGCTCTGTTTCTTTATCAAACACATGTAATTTATCGTTATTAAAAGCTATCTTTATAGTATCCCCTACTCTAGCCTTAGAACTGCCATCTACCTTTGCAGTAAAATTAGCCTTTCCTTTATTTAAATATAAATAGGTTTCTGCTCCCATAAGTTCTGTTACAGTAACTTTAGCATCAATACTGCTATTACTGTGCTTTTCAATAAATTCATTATCATCATCTATATTTTCTGGTCTTATTCCCATAATTACTTCTTTCCCTAAATAACCTTTTTCTTTAATAATCTTACTATGTTCTTCATTTAGTGGAATTGACTCCTGCTCAAAATTTAAACTTAACTTACCAGCATTTTCTACAACCTTGGCATCTATGAAATTCATTTGAGGACTTCCTATAAAACCAGCAACAAAAATATTTACAGGATGATTATACAATTGTTGTGGTGTATCTACTTGCTGTACTATACCATCTTTCATAACTACTATTCTCGTTCCTAAAGTCATAGCTTCAGTTTGATCATGGGTAACATATATAAATGTTGTTTCAAGTTTTTTATGCAATTTTGCTATTTCCGTTCTCATCTGTACTCTAAGCTTTGCATCAAGATTTGATAAAGGTTCATCCATTAAGAATACCTTTGGCTCTCTTACTATGGCCCTACCCATAGCTACCCTTTGTCTTTGTCCTCCTGATAAAGCTTTAGGCTTTCTATCAAGCAAGTGTTCAATATCTAAAATCTTTGCTGCTTCTCTAACCTTCGTATCTATAACATCTTTAGGAATTTTTCTAAGTTTTAAACCAAAGGCCATATTATCGTAAACAGTCATGTGCGGATATAGTGCATAATTCTGGAATACCATTGCTATATCTCTATCTTTTGGTGAAACATCATTTTTCAATTCTCCTCCAATATATAATTCACCTTTAGAAATATCTTCCAATCCAGCTATCATCCTAAGTGTAGTTGATTTTCCGCAACCTGATGGTCCTACAAACACAATAAATTCCTTATCGGCTATTTCGAGATTAAAATCCTTTACAGCTGTAACATTACCTGAATAAATTTTATATATATGTCTCAATGATAAATCCGCCATTGAAAAAACCCCCTTAAGTTAATTTACTTTATGTTTATATTTTAAATCAATAAAATACTTTTATCTATTTGCAAAAGTAACAAAAGTATTTTATTTAATTTGTATAAAAATACAAACCCTGATAAATATTTTCCGACTTGAGTCTATTGTCAATGGCATTTAAAATCTCCCACTTTTTTATACTCCATTTAGGTTCTACTAAAAGACTTCTTGGAGCATCTCCAGTAAGTCTATGAATAACTATGTCCTCTCTAAGGATACTTATAGCTTTACATACAACATCTATATACTCCTCTTGACTCATAAAGTTTAGTTTACCAGCCTCATATAATCTCATTAAAGGAGTATATTTCATTAAATGTAAAAGATGCATTTTAATCCCTTGAATATCTTTTTTACTTATATACTTTATAGTATCAAGCATATCTTTTTGGTTTTCTCCAGGGAGTCCAAATATAGTATGGACAACTACATCTATATTTTTCAGTCTAAGCCTTTCAAGTGCCTTTTCAAATACATTTAAATTATACCCTCTGTTAATCAATTTAGCGGTATCATCATGTACAGTTTGTAATCCAAGTTCTATCCATAGGTAGGTTTTATTATTATATTCTTGTAATAAATTTAGTATATCATCATCTATACAATCTGGTCTTGTTGCTATAGCTAATCCTACTACATCTTCCTGGGCTAAAGCCTCATCATATTTAGCTTTTAAAGTGTCAATATCTCCATAAGTATTAGTATATGCTTGAAAATAGGCTATATATTCACCTTTTTTCCATTTCTTCTTCATCATATTCTTTATATCTTCAAATTGTCTGCTGATTGAAAACTTTCTGTTTCCAGCAAAATCACCAGAACCTCTCTCACTGCAAAAAATGCATCCTGTATTACTTATTTTCCCGTCTCTGTTAGGACATGAAAACCCTCCATCCAAGGATATTTTGAATACTTTTTCCCCGAATTTTTCTTTTAAAAAACTATTCAAACTGTAATAGTGCTTGCCATTCCACTTGGAAATCTTATCTGAACAAAATTCTCCTTCTATGATATATACCTCATTTCTGTTTATATTATAAACCTCATAAATATAATATCACAAAAAATTATCTTATAGCTATTTCTTCAAACTACTTAAATCACTTTCATTTACTTTTTTAGGTTTATATTCTTCCATATCTAATTGCCAAGTTCCCACCATATTTTTTATACTATTGTCATTATTTTGACCATTCTTTGGAGTAACTTTATATACAAGACCCTCTTCTACAAAATTTATAATATCTACATTTACTTTATCCATAGGATAATTATCTTCAAATTTAAATGATATAATTTTACCATTTTTATTTAAATATACTCTTATGGAATTTCCTAAATTGGCTTTAGAGTATTGTACGGCCATATATATCTCATCCTGAGAAAAAATCAAATTTTTTATATTCGCTCCAGGAATTACGTCAATTGGCCTAATCTCTTTACCTATTGGTGTTTCTGGCTGCATTTCACTTTCTCCAGAGGTTCCAGTTCCATTACCTCCGCCTCCGGAACTCTGAGAATCCCCAGTTCCACCTTGTGTAGCCATGGATTCATCAAAATGTACAATTTCTATAAAAGGATTGTCACCTTTTGTTGTTATTATTTGTGAAGTTCCATCATAGGACATAGCACTAATTCCAAAATCTTTTAATCCTACAGGTATTTTATCAATTTTTGCTTTATCATCTTGAGTATAATAATATCTAGGAATACTCTGCATATTTGTTACAAGATTAGTTTTTACAGCATTTTTAAATCTAATTCTTATCTGTCTTCCATTTAATGAGTTTAGGTTATTACTTGAATAGC
This genomic window from Clostridium pasteurianum DSM 525 = ATCC 6013 contains:
- a CDS encoding ABC-F family ATP-binding cassette domain-containing protein; amino-acid sequence: MSILTVKNINHGFGDRAIFEDVSFRLLKGEHIGLIGANGEGKSTFMNIITGKLMPDEGKIEWSNNVRVGYMDQHAQLQKGKSIRDVLKGAFKYLFELEDELMKITEKMAEADEKTLEKLLDRMGNIQDLLDNNGFYMIDAKIEEVAKGLGLADVGLDRDVTDLSGGQRTKVLLAKLLLENPDILLLDEPTNYLDEKHIEWLRRYLEDYENAFILISHDIPFLNSVINLIYHVENKKLTRYAGNYDDFMRVYEANKRQLEAAYERQQAEIAKLKDFVARNKARVATTGMAKARQKKLDKMEKIELTQEKPKPEFNFKPAKTSGKLIFETDNLKIGYDTPLSKSLNLKMERGQKIALVGANGLGKTTLLKSLLGEIPAISGSVTLGDYQNIGYFEQEIKKDNYNTCIEEVWNEFQGFTQYEVRSALAKCGLTTKHIESKVVVLSGGEQAKVRLCKLINRETNILVLDEPTNHLDVEAKDELKRALKEYKGSILLVCHEPEFYNDIVTDIWNCEEWTTKIV
- a CDS encoding 2-phosphosulfolactate phosphatase family protein, yielding MKVDIIISADDIKEKKILNKSVVVIDMLRATSVIVTAIKNGCEGVIPVLTVDEAVKIAEKHRNEYILGGERDAIKIQGFDFSNSPLEYNEEKVKGKTLIMTTSNGTRAIKASIKAKNIIIAAMINAEAVVQKLIDYNEDVVIINAGTNGEFSIDDFICSGYIISILKKRHPISLSDIATTSLYIYEKNTDVKSFIKYANHYKKIKQLGLSKDLEYCCQKNIVDAAPEYKDGIITIK
- a CDS encoding PucR family transcriptional regulator, translated to MEQFKNFLQDLSNNTKINFSIISEDEYVIFTSKGFVENSNIISVPVSICKNRGKIKLEHKFSSCSNLLKYIIENKYKEMYLTKEQILMDVLYGKDISNDKICDIIPFLLQGCFVLLVSVDKNIYEALTLIKQIYKDEEDIISLIDDDKIIIIGSFTEVREHTKSIRDAINSNLFIKCKISFSSICYNKSDLIKCFNESKEALLLGKIYSLKEDILDYNKLLFEKVVYYLNIKTKQELMSIFNKKFNEFDYEMINTIEEFFNCGLNITDAARKLYIHRNTLIYRLCKIEKETGFDIRNFKDATVFVIAFLVWRENKQ
- a CDS encoding ABC transporter ATP-binding protein codes for the protein MADLSLRHIYKIYSGNVTAVKDFNLEIADKEFIVFVGPSGCGKSTTLRMIAGLEDISKGELYIGGELKNDVSPKDRDIAMVFQNYALYPHMTVYDNMAFGLKLRKIPKDVIDTKVREAAKILDIEHLLDRKPKALSGGQRQRVAMGRAIVREPKVFLMDEPLSNLDAKLRVQMRTEIAKLHKKLETTFIYVTHDQTEAMTLGTRIVVMKDGIVQQVDTPQQLYNHPVNIFVAGFIGSPQMNFIDAKVVENAGKLSLNFEQESIPLNEEHSKIIKEKGYLGKEVIMGIRPENIDDDNEFIEKHSNSSIDAKVTVTELMGAETYLYLNKGKANFTAKVDGSSKARVGDTIKIAFNNDKLHVFDKETEQTIF
- a CDS encoding TIGR01212 family radical SAM protein (This family includes YhcC from E. coli K-12, an uncharacterized radical SAM protein.), producing MNSFLKEKFGEKVFKISLDGGFSCPNRDGKISNTGCIFCSERGSGDFAGNRKFSISRQFEDIKNMMKKKWKKGEYIAYFQAYTNTYGDIDTLKAKYDEALAQEDVVGLAIATRPDCIDDDILNLLQEYNNKTYLWIELGLQTVHDDTAKLINRGYNLNVFEKALERLRLKNIDVVVHTIFGLPGENQKDMLDTIKYISKKDIQGIKMHLLHLMKYTPLMRLYEAGKLNFMSQEEYIDVVCKAISILREDIVIHRLTGDAPRSLLVEPKWSIKKWEILNAIDNRLKSENIYQGLYFYTN